TTGTAGTTGTTGCATTTCCAAAAGCATTGAAAAGGAAGAAAGGAGAATTCGCTACATGGACAAGTCCAGACAGAGGAGACCTGACGGAATAAAATCAAATTTAAATTTATGTAGAGAAAGTATCGTATTTATAACTTCTGCTGCTCTTTGGTTATATTGCGTAATGGTATTGTTTGTTTTGATTGGTACAGTGATACCTGTAAATAATCAATTTATACAGATTGTT
The Mammaliicoccus sp. Dog046 genome window above contains:
- the icaD gene encoding intracellular adhesion protein IcaD, with amino-acid sequence MDKSRQRRPDGIKSNLNLCRESIVFITSAALWLYCVMVLFVLIGTVIPVNNQFIQIVRIILNIERGDILLILKYFVLGAALIFIYFVFTYIFNVKRKKAWRNESA